One segment of Anatilimnocola aggregata DNA contains the following:
- a CDS encoding tetratricopeptide repeat protein: MTSPASSTPPPTNPPAVLSAAQRHQLARQFEQAKQLLNRQPPDFAGAHRVLSDCCTLDPGNTLFLQALLENLQRAKGKTAKAWFWQVWQRRAAFSVAVRERHLGLALKHGWFLLGASPRDIKTLANLAEICLLLDHGQSQVLLLQEAYRLAPQDPAVLRPLAIALGEGGQFSAAGHVWQELLRVTKDDEQAQRLAALFVRNEVPSSPATGGLVDRVQELIELQHWLAAEALLAEPSDASGDAPQPDPLPGVPRSGSCETRDYLRLRALGEEIMLGRAREKTELARRQAELLPSPRTHRLIDEVLEEQRRIELGVAFARYERFPSEAASSWELAGCLSRAGNYSEALKYLKPLQEMAGWRLRALVAAGENWQQLRQFDRALEIYRQATKTEPADANDADFKKALYRGAILAEASNSTAEALHWWQRLVALNPAYKDALARLDNLRLICDKGGFSARPGNDCP, from the coding sequence ATGACCAGCCCTGCGAGTTCCACTCCGCCACCGACCAATCCGCCTGCGGTTCTTTCCGCGGCCCAGCGGCATCAACTGGCGCGGCAATTCGAACAGGCCAAGCAACTGCTGAATCGACAGCCGCCGGACTTCGCCGGTGCTCATCGCGTACTCAGCGATTGCTGCACGCTGGACCCGGGGAACACACTATTTCTGCAGGCGCTGCTCGAGAACTTGCAGCGGGCCAAGGGGAAGACGGCGAAGGCGTGGTTCTGGCAAGTTTGGCAACGACGGGCGGCGTTCAGCGTCGCGGTCCGCGAACGGCACCTTGGCCTGGCATTAAAGCATGGTTGGTTCTTGCTAGGGGCATCGCCGCGTGACATAAAAACTCTGGCCAACCTGGCAGAGATTTGCTTGTTGCTCGACCATGGGCAGTCACAGGTTCTGCTGCTTCAAGAGGCCTATCGACTGGCACCTCAGGATCCAGCCGTGCTGCGTCCGCTGGCCATTGCGTTGGGCGAAGGGGGGCAATTCTCCGCGGCAGGACATGTTTGGCAGGAACTACTGCGAGTGACCAAGGACGACGAACAAGCCCAGCGACTTGCAGCGCTCTTTGTTCGTAATGAAGTCCCCTCTTCGCCCGCGACGGGTGGTCTGGTGGATCGAGTTCAAGAGCTAATTGAGTTGCAGCACTGGCTGGCAGCAGAAGCTCTGTTGGCTGAGCCAAGCGACGCGTCAGGAGATGCCCCTCAACCCGACCCTCTCCCCGGAGTACCGAGGAGTGGGAGTTGCGAGACGAGGGATTATCTTCGCCTGCGAGCACTGGGCGAGGAAATCATGCTGGGACGGGCACGGGAGAAAACGGAGCTCGCCCGTCGGCAAGCAGAACTGTTGCCGTCTCCGCGAACTCACCGTCTGATCGACGAGGTCCTAGAGGAGCAGCGGCGGATCGAGCTCGGCGTCGCCTTTGCCCGCTACGAGCGATTTCCTTCAGAGGCGGCATCGTCCTGGGAATTGGCCGGCTGTTTATCCAGGGCGGGGAACTATAGCGAAGCGCTCAAGTACCTGAAGCCGCTGCAAGAGATGGCAGGGTGGCGACTGCGTGCTTTGGTGGCTGCGGGCGAGAACTGGCAGCAGTTGCGGCAGTTTGACCGGGCGTTGGAGATTTATCGGCAGGCGACGAAAACGGAGCCGGCCGATGCTAACGACGCCGATTTTAAGAAGGCCCTGTATCGGGGTGCCATCTTGGCCGAGGCCAGCAATTCGACGGCCGAAGCACTCCACTGGTGGCAGCGGTTAGTGGCCCTAAATCCCGCCTATAAAGATGCCTTAGCAAGGCTAGACAATCTTCGCCTGATCTGCGATAAAGGTGGATTCTCTGCCCGGCCCGGCAACGATTGCCCGTGA
- the rpsT gene encoding 30S ribosomal protein S20: MPHTSSAKKRQRQNLKRRASNRATKSLLKTQVRKVTTAATSGDMTAAASEFKVAVQKLDRAAVKGVIHKNAASRKKSRLSAALKKAKAAAAAK, from the coding sequence ATGCCACACACCAGTAGTGCGAAGAAGCGACAACGTCAGAATTTGAAGCGCCGGGCATCGAACCGCGCCACCAAGAGCTTGCTCAAGACGCAGGTTCGCAAAGTGACCACTGCGGCTACCTCGGGCGATATGACCGCTGCCGCGAGCGAATTCAAAGTGGCCGTGCAAAAGCTCGACCGGGCTGCGGTGAAGGGTGTGATTCACAAGAATGCCGCTAGCCGCAAGAAGTCTCGCTTGTCTGCCGCGCTGAAGAAGGCCAAAGCGGCCGCTGCTGCCAAGTAA
- a CDS encoding YheT family hydrolase — MDVHFPAFRAHPWVRGGHLQTILGCYFFHQEIPYTATRHLVTLKDGDQIALHDDRPQKWQPNDPVALLVHGLGGSHKSGYMQRCAKKLNAHGVRVFRMDLRGCGAGIGLARQLCHAGRSQDVGEIIADINSRCLNSPLAVIGFSMGANMVLKLAGEWQCDAPENVVGVMGVAPPVDLNVCCTHVETVLRGVYDRSFVQGMKNYIALRQRSTPDVLTPEIPFGVSKIRDFDSHITAPLSGFANAIDYYAQASSGPYLEKIRIPTLIVTAKDDPIVPVVAFQDSKLSPFVRLIVADGGGHLGYIAARSKDADCRWLDWRVVDWTLSRMPGHLATAHWQVMQARVKTHPGVQHSV; from the coding sequence ATGGATGTTCACTTTCCTGCCTTCCGCGCGCATCCTTGGGTTCGTGGAGGACATTTGCAGACCATTCTGGGCTGCTATTTCTTCCACCAAGAGATTCCGTATACCGCGACCAGGCATCTGGTTACGCTCAAGGACGGCGATCAAATCGCCCTCCACGACGACCGCCCTCAGAAGTGGCAACCGAACGACCCGGTGGCACTGCTAGTACATGGGCTCGGCGGCTCGCACAAATCGGGCTACATGCAACGCTGCGCAAAGAAGCTCAACGCGCATGGTGTGCGCGTGTTTCGTATGGACTTGCGCGGCTGCGGAGCCGGAATCGGTCTCGCACGCCAACTGTGCCATGCGGGGCGCAGCCAAGACGTCGGTGAGATCATTGCCGACATCAACTCCCGCTGCCTGAACTCGCCGCTGGCCGTTATCGGTTTTTCAATGGGTGCCAACATGGTGCTCAAACTGGCCGGCGAATGGCAGTGCGACGCGCCCGAAAACGTCGTCGGCGTAATGGGCGTCGCTCCGCCCGTCGATCTCAACGTCTGCTGCACCCATGTCGAAACGGTGCTGCGCGGCGTTTACGACCGCTCGTTCGTACAGGGGATGAAAAACTACATCGCCCTGCGTCAACGCTCAACGCCCGACGTGCTAACTCCGGAGATTCCCTTCGGCGTCAGCAAAATTCGGGATTTCGACTCTCACATCACCGCCCCCTTGTCGGGCTTTGCCAACGCCATCGACTACTACGCGCAGGCCAGTTCCGGCCCTTATCTGGAAAAGATCCGCATTCCCACACTAATCGTAACAGCCAAGGACGATCCGATCGTACCTGTGGTGGCATTTCAAGACTCGAAGCTTTCGCCCTTCGTCCGCCTGATCGTGGCCGATGGCGGCGGTCATCTCGGGTATATCGCAGCCCGCAGCAAAGACGCCGACTGCCGCTGGCTCGACTGGCGCGTGGTCGATTGGACCCTCTCGCGCATGCCAGGCCACCTGGCCACTGCCCATTGGCAAGTGATGCAAGCCCGCGTGAAGACACACCCTGGCGTACAACACTCGGTTTAG
- a CDS encoding sigma 54-interacting transcriptional regulator, with translation MNSYLLMISGARAGAHVTLATDRPTRIGRGLDCDIVLSDPLASRVHAIVQFSDGLWWIRDATSRNGTYLNGQKIDEARLATDCRVKIGSTEFIYCEQIDPLSESARQEHTQTVVRDRIVTEGMPSDLGFSLLQDNERNQDFLTLHQLSVRLLGCSDPDEVVRVSLDLLHTRTQASVVGFLWVSDDGQLKPKLVIPEEASSKVRLSDSLTEMVIRQGKAVWIDNQPATVGTDSLRLFADALCIPLVHEGKTLGAIHIYLEQGRFRQSDFEVSLLLANILTVALVRSRQEAVLRADNRRLSDKAAVFDELLGESKPMMELKSKINRVARATGCVLVRGESGAGKELVARAIHRASTRSDRPMLSVNCAAIPRDLMESQLFGHKKGSFTGAETDHVGWFQQAHTGTLFLDEVGELTLEGQAKLLRILEGHPFLPVGSTKEVNVDVRVIAATNRDLREFVRDHKFREDLYYRLSVFELYIPPLRDRGADIDLLAEFFLNHFRKQHGRPNLMVSPDTREKLLSYQWPGNVRQLRNVLDSAVVMCEGNTILPDDLGLRDATGGKELESLRLDFWERKLIQEALNRTDGNVPEAAKLLGLGRATLYRKIEEYGIVRR, from the coding sequence GTGAATTCTTATTTGCTGATGATCAGCGGTGCTCGTGCCGGGGCGCACGTCACGCTTGCAACGGATCGCCCGACTCGTATCGGCCGCGGACTCGATTGTGATATCGTCCTGTCCGACCCCCTCGCCTCGCGCGTGCATGCCATCGTCCAGTTCAGCGATGGGCTGTGGTGGATTCGCGATGCCACCAGCCGCAACGGCACCTATCTGAACGGGCAGAAGATCGACGAGGCTCGCCTGGCCACCGATTGCCGGGTGAAGATCGGCTCGACGGAGTTCATCTACTGCGAACAAATCGACCCGCTGAGCGAATCGGCCCGTCAGGAACATACGCAAACGGTGGTGCGCGACCGGATCGTCACCGAAGGGATGCCCAGCGATCTTGGTTTTTCGCTGCTGCAGGATAACGAGCGGAATCAAGACTTTCTCACGCTCCATCAATTGAGCGTGCGGTTGCTCGGCTGCAGCGATCCGGACGAAGTCGTCCGCGTTTCGCTCGATCTGCTGCATACGCGCACGCAGGCTTCGGTCGTCGGCTTTTTGTGGGTCAGCGACGATGGTCAGCTGAAACCCAAGCTCGTTATTCCCGAGGAAGCTTCCAGCAAAGTCAGGCTGAGCGACAGTTTGACCGAAATGGTCATTCGCCAGGGAAAAGCGGTCTGGATCGACAATCAGCCGGCCACGGTCGGCACCGATAGCCTGCGCCTGTTTGCCGACGCGCTCTGTATACCCCTCGTGCACGAAGGGAAGACCCTCGGTGCGATTCATATCTATCTCGAGCAGGGACGTTTTCGTCAGAGCGACTTCGAGGTTTCGCTGCTGCTGGCGAATATCCTGACCGTCGCGCTGGTCCGGTCGCGCCAAGAAGCTGTACTGCGGGCCGATAATCGCCGCCTCAGCGACAAAGCAGCGGTCTTCGACGAACTTCTCGGCGAAAGCAAGCCGATGATGGAGCTCAAGTCGAAGATCAATCGCGTAGCCCGCGCCACGGGCTGCGTGCTGGTTCGGGGCGAAAGCGGCGCGGGCAAGGAACTGGTGGCCCGGGCCATTCACCGGGCCAGTACTCGCTCCGATCGACCGATGCTCAGCGTGAATTGCGCTGCCATTCCCCGCGACCTGATGGAAAGCCAACTCTTCGGCCACAAGAAGGGTTCGTTCACCGGGGCTGAGACCGACCATGTCGGCTGGTTCCAGCAAGCTCACACCGGCACTTTGTTCCTAGACGAAGTGGGCGAACTCACGCTCGAAGGTCAAGCCAAGCTGTTGCGCATCCTCGAAGGGCACCCGTTTTTGCCCGTCGGCTCGACGAAGGAGGTAAACGTCGACGTGCGAGTGATAGCAGCTACCAACCGCGATTTGCGCGAGTTTGTCCGCGATCACAAGTTCCGCGAAGACTTATATTATCGCCTCAGCGTATTCGAACTTTATATTCCGCCGCTCCGCGATCGCGGTGCTGACATTGACTTGCTAGCGGAATTTTTCCTCAATCACTTCCGCAAACAACACGGCCGGCCTAATCTAATGGTGTCGCCCGACACACGCGAGAAGTTGCTATCGTACCAGTGGCCTGGCAATGTGCGGCAACTGCGTAACGTGCTTGACTCCGCCGTGGTAATGTGCGAAGGAAATACTATCCTGCCAGACGATCTCGGCCTGCGAGATGCCACTGGCGGTAAAGAACTTGAATCGTTGCGACTCGATTTTTGGGAACGCAAGCTGATCCAAGAAGCGTTGAATCGGACGGATGGCAACGTCCCAGAAGCAGCGAAGCTTTTGGGATTGGGGCGAGCCACGTTGTATCGTAAGATAGAGGAATATGGGATAGTTCGCCGATAA
- a CDS encoding sirohydrochlorin chelatase produces the protein MTDAILLVGHGTRNPQGTAQFLRLSELLRASVAPLPLEVGFIELQEPTIETALVNLSQRGLRQILLSPALLFAAGHAKQDIPAAVERAKSVQPDLQVTMAEPLGCHKALIELAALRFLGSLSPIHRAEDRGEGPASQQDPAPSPIQPVDPAKTALVLIGRGSSDPAAIEHCREFAALLGEKVGAAGVYTGFIAVAKPSLPEVLEQAAAAGFERIVVQPHLLFSGEMLETTTAAVSHARQTHPRVEWRQAGILGSDLLATNGLAAQHLIQALLERLEIDDR, from the coding sequence ATGACAGACGCCATCTTGCTGGTTGGTCACGGCACTCGGAATCCGCAGGGTACCGCGCAATTTCTGCGTTTGAGCGAGTTGCTGCGCGCTTCCGTTGCTCCGTTACCCCTGGAAGTGGGTTTTATCGAACTGCAAGAGCCGACGATTGAGACGGCCTTGGTCAATCTATCTCAACGGGGACTTCGGCAGATTCTCCTCTCCCCTGCCCTGCTCTTTGCCGCCGGTCATGCCAAGCAAGATATTCCCGCCGCAGTCGAGCGGGCGAAGTCTGTCCAGCCTGACTTGCAGGTAACAATGGCCGAACCCCTAGGCTGTCACAAAGCCCTGATTGAACTCGCAGCCCTCCGCTTCCTAGGCTCCCTCTCTCCGATACACCGGGCAGAGGATCGGGGTGAAGGGCCTGCCTCTCAACAAGACCCAGCACCATCGCCGATCCAACCAGTGGACCCAGCGAAAACTGCCCTCGTCCTCATTGGCCGTGGCAGCAGCGATCCGGCTGCCATCGAGCACTGCCGCGAGTTCGCAGCCCTGCTGGGCGAAAAAGTGGGAGCAGCTGGCGTCTACACAGGTTTCATCGCCGTCGCCAAACCAAGTTTACCCGAAGTACTCGAACAGGCCGCCGCGGCGGGCTTCGAACGCATCGTCGTGCAGCCTCACCTGCTTTTCAGTGGCGAGATGCTCGAAACCACAACAGCTGCTGTAAGTCACGCTCGCCAAACGCACCCGCGGGTCGAGTGGCGGCAAGCAGGAATTCTCGGCAGTGATTTATTAGCGACGAATGGACTTGCCGCCCAGCATCTAATTCAGGCCTTGCTCGAACGACTGGAAATCGATGACCGTTGA
- a CDS encoding DUF1501 domain-containing protein: MTVSRTQAAQITRRQWLQAGAFGALGLSLPQMLQLEAHAASGRKGQAKNVLLLVEHGGLSHTDTWDPKPDVASEQRTPFDLVPTSTPGQRFTELLTHTAKISDKIAVVRGMRHIQRNDDHGRGMQYVLSGQSPGGPVEYPDMGAVASYVLGSACEYLPSYVQLPATSEFAHMTKSGFLPSSYGAFKATARDASDPAWKVSGMQRNPELTDERLGQRRALLSALNQNRTLANDRTTAAIDTFHEQAASLLTSPAASKAFDLTTETPKTREQYGAGHRGACYLLGRKLIESGVRFVTIDTRWPKVPGQVGGGNLNWDHHDHIYAKETCELPGASGAGAGRYGIAHWYMMGSLDRAYSTLITDLDQRGLLAETLVCLVTEFGRTPKINKHGGRDHWPDAYSIVFAGAGIRGGQIIGATDRQGAFVIDNPHSPDDYAATIYDKLGINREKPLYTQEQRPMFLAHTGKPIAELF; the protein is encoded by the coding sequence ATGACTGTGTCTCGCACTCAAGCTGCCCAGATTACTCGTCGGCAATGGCTGCAAGCCGGTGCGTTTGGGGCGCTGGGACTTTCGCTGCCGCAGATGTTGCAGCTTGAAGCTCACGCGGCCAGCGGTCGCAAGGGGCAGGCCAAGAATGTCCTCCTGCTCGTCGAGCACGGTGGCCTGTCACACACCGATACTTGGGATCCGAAGCCCGATGTGGCTTCCGAGCAACGGACCCCGTTCGATCTGGTGCCCACCAGCACACCAGGGCAGCGGTTCACCGAGTTGCTTACTCACACGGCGAAGATCTCGGACAAGATTGCCGTCGTGCGCGGCATGCGGCACATTCAGCGGAACGATGATCACGGCCGCGGCATGCAATATGTTCTGTCTGGACAAAGTCCGGGCGGGCCCGTGGAATATCCCGATATGGGTGCCGTGGCTTCGTATGTGCTTGGCAGTGCTTGCGAGTACTTGCCGTCGTACGTGCAACTTCCGGCAACTTCCGAATTTGCCCACATGACCAAATCGGGCTTTTTGCCCTCTAGCTATGGTGCCTTCAAGGCGACGGCTCGCGATGCTTCCGATCCCGCCTGGAAGGTCTCGGGAATGCAGCGAAATCCGGAACTAACCGACGAACGACTCGGCCAGCGGCGGGCACTCCTTTCGGCCCTCAATCAGAATCGGACCTTGGCTAACGATCGAACCACAGCGGCCATCGACACGTTTCACGAACAGGCGGCGTCGCTGCTCACCAGTCCGGCAGCTTCGAAAGCCTTCGACCTGACGACAGAAACGCCGAAGACCCGCGAGCAATATGGCGCGGGGCATCGTGGTGCTTGCTACCTGCTCGGTCGCAAGCTGATCGAATCGGGCGTGCGGTTCGTGACCATCGACACACGCTGGCCCAAAGTCCCCGGGCAAGTTGGTGGCGGCAATTTGAACTGGGACCATCACGACCATATCTATGCCAAAGAAACTTGCGAACTCCCCGGAGCCAGTGGCGCAGGTGCTGGTCGGTACGGCATCGCTCACTGGTACATGATGGGAAGCCTCGACCGGGCTTATTCGACGCTCATCACTGACCTCGATCAGCGCGGACTGCTCGCCGAAACGCTGGTGTGCCTTGTGACCGAATTCGGCCGTACACCCAAAATCAACAAGCATGGCGGCCGCGATCACTGGCCCGACGCCTACTCGATTGTGTTTGCCGGTGCGGGCATTCGGGGTGGGCAGATCATCGGAGCCACCGACCGACAAGGGGCGTTCGTCATCGACAATCCCCATTCGCCCGATGACTACGCGGCGACCATCTACGACAAGCTCGGCATCAATCGCGAGAAGCCCCTCTACACGCAAGAGCAGCGTCCCATGTTCCTGGCGCACACGGGCAAACCGATTGCTGAGTTGTTCTGA